Proteins co-encoded in one Garra rufa chromosome 21, GarRuf1.0, whole genome shotgun sequence genomic window:
- the LOC141296022 gene encoding syntaxin-11-like, whose translation MRDRLVELGGVATKDHREEEQVDSGEDVDSGELEQHAVVFEGEDIMEDAFREAQSIQKEIAQLRIEVKRLGKQNTRFLTSVRRISSIKRDSNSIARSIKTKGENLYGRIKKMETLCKDLEEQHGAHSALVRMIHGQFVSITGTFHEAMNEYNSAEMAQRDNCKTRIQRQAEIMGKEVTGDQIEEMIETGKWNVFSDDLLTDGRTARSALTEIENRHKELLELESRIRDIHELFFQLALLVEEQGPMVDNIEANVYATQDFVVKATTQIKKAVKYKKKNPCRQLFCCCFPCCNK comes from the coding sequence ATGAGAGACAGGCTGGTTGAACTGGGAGGTGTTGCCACCAAAGACCACAGAGAGGAAGAGCAAGTAGATAGTGGAGAAGATGTGGACAGTGGTGAACTGGAACAGCATGCGGTGGTGTTCGAGGGCGAGGACATCATGGAGGACGCCTTTAGAGAAGCCCAATCCATCCAGAAAGAGATCGCCCAACTCCGGATTGAGGTGAAGAGACTGGGTAAGCAGAACACACGCTTTCTCACCTCAGTCAGACGCATTAGCAGCATCAAACGTGACTCGAACTCGATAGCACGCAGCATCAAAACCAAAGGGGAGAACCTGTATGGTCGGATAAAGAAGATGGAGACGCTTTGTAAAGATTTGGAGGAGCAACACGGAGCCCATTCAGCTTTGGTGCGCATGATCCACGGCCAGTTCGTCTCTATAACGGGTACTTTTCACGAGGCCATGAACGAGTACAACAGCGCCGAAATGGCACAGAGGGACAACTGCAAGACTCGCATCCAACGGCAAGCGGAGATCATGGGTAAGGAAGTGACTGGAGATCAAATCGAAGAAATGATTGAGACCGGCAAGTGGAACGTCTTCTCTGACGACTTGCTCACAGACGGGCGAACCGCTCGCTCAGCGCTCACTGAGATCGAGAATCGCCATAAAGAGCTTTTGGAGTTAGAGAGTCGCATCAGAGACATCCACGAACTGTTTTTCCAGCTGGCCTTGTTGGTGGAGGAACAAGGGCCCATGGTGGACAACATTGAGGCCAACGTATACGCCACCCAAGACTTTGTGGTCAAAGCCACAACTCAGATAAAGAAGGCTGTTAAGTACAAGAAGAAAAACCCTTGCCGACAGCTCTTCTGTTGCTGTTTTCCATGTTGCAATAAATAA